The proteins below come from a single Eucalyptus grandis isolate ANBG69807.140 chromosome 3, ASM1654582v1, whole genome shotgun sequence genomic window:
- the LOC104439026 gene encoding probable caffeoyl-CoA O-methyltransferase At4g26220, whose amino-acid sequence MEEKMKAASNYDKSVLQSKALYQYLLDTSVFPNEPEPLKEIREVSASHPGSRMASAPDAGQLMAMLLKLINAKRTIEIGVFTGYSLLLTALTIPEDGKIIAIDVDREAYEMGLPIIKKAGVEHKVDFINSEALRALDDLMENLDNEGSFDFAYVDADKVNYLKYHERMMKLVKVGGVVIFDNTLWKGTVAMPEDAVAENYKENRKWLIEFNNSLADDARVQICHASIGDGMTICRRLR is encoded by the exons atggaagagaaaatgaaggcagCGTCAAATTATGACAAGTCAGTGTTGCAGAGTAAGGCGCTGTATCAG TACCTTTTGGACACAAGTGTGTTCCCAAATGAACCGGAGCCTCTTAAGGAGATAAGAGAAGTTTCTGCAAGCCATCcagg GTCTAGGATGGCCTCTGCACCAGATGCAGGTCAGTTGATGGCAATGCTACTGAAGCTTATCAATGCTAAAAGGACCATTGAAATCGGTGTCTTCACAGGATACTCTCTTTTGCTCACTGCCCTAACAATTCCTGAGGATGGCAAG ATAATAGCCATAGATGTCGATCGCGAGGCATATGAAATGGGACTTCCCATTATCAAGAAGGCCGGCGTAGAGCACAAAGTCGACTTCATTAATTCCGAGGCTCTCCGAGCACTAGATGATTTGATGGAAAAT CTTGACAACGAGGGGAGCTTTGACTTTGCCTATGTCGACGCGGACAAAGTCAACTACTTGAAGTATCACGAGAGGATGATGAAACTGGTCAAAGTGGGAGGGGTAGTCATCTTCGACAACACCCTCTGGAAGGGAACCGTCGCGATGCCTGAAGATGCAGTTGCAGAGAATTATAAGGAGAATCGAAAATGGCTGATTGAGTTCAACAATTCACTCGCCGATGATGCTCGCGTCCAAATTTGTCATGCTTCAATTGGTGATGGGATGACAATCTGTAGGCGTCTTCGCTAA
- the LOC120291278 gene encoding probable phospholipase A2 homolog 1 — protein MLRPVAAFVVVIAASIAALADCSGDGSQVRCSRTCAAENCDTIGIRYGKYCGVGWTGCPGEKPCDDLDACCKIHDECVEKKGMTNVKCHEKFKTCIKKVQKSGKTSFSRECPYETAVPTMVQGMDMAILFSQIGNSKLEL, from the exons atgctgCGTCCAGTGGCAGCATTCGTCGTCGTCATCGCCGCCTCCATCGCCGCCCTCGCCGATTGCTCCGGCGACGGCTCACAG GTCAGGTGCAGCCGAACCTGCGCCGCCGAGAACTGCGATA CTATCGGGATCAGATACGGCAAGTACTGCGGCGTGGGATGGACGGGTTGTCCGGGGGAGAAGCCTTGCGACGACCTCGACGCCTGTTGCAAGATTCACGACGAATGCGTCGAAAAGAAAG GTATGACTAACGTAAAATGCCACGAGAAGTTCAAGACCTGCATAAAGAAAGTGCAGAAGTCTGGAAAGACCAGTTTTTCTCGGGAATGTCCTTATGAGACTGCTGTACCAACTATGGTTCAGGGCATGGATATGGCCATCTTGTTCAGCCAGATAGGTAATTCAAAGCTTGAGCTCTGA